A window of the Halichoerus grypus chromosome 2, mHalGry1.hap1.1, whole genome shotgun sequence genome harbors these coding sequences:
- the EIF4A3 gene encoding eukaryotic initiation factor 4A-III: MAATATMATSGSARKRLLKEEDMTKVEFETSEEVDVTPTFDTMGLREDLLRGIYAYGFEKPSAIQQRAIKQIIKGRDVIAQSQSGTGKTATFSISVLQCLDIQVRETQALILAPTRELAVQIQKGLLALGDYMNVQCHACIGGTNVGEDIRKLDYGQHVVAGTPGRVFDMIRRRSLRTRAIKMLVLDEADEMLNKGFKEQIYDVYRYLPPATQVVLISATLPHEILEMTNKFMTDPIRILVKRDELTLEGIKQFFVAVEREEWKFDTLCDLYDTLTITQAVIFCNTKRKVDWLTEKMREANFTVSSMHGDMPQKERESIMKEFRSGASRVLISTDVWARGLDVPQVSLIINYDLPNNRELYIHRIGRSGRYGRKGVAINFVKNDDIRILRDIEQYYSTQIDEMPMNVADLI; the protein is encoded by the exons ATGGCGGCCACGGCCACGATGGCGACCTCGGGCTCGGCGCGGAAGCGGCTGCTCAAAGAGGAAGACATGACCAAAGTGGAATTCGAGACCAGCGAGGAGGTGGACGTGACGCCCACGTTCGACACCATGGGCCTGCGGGAGGACCTGCTGCGCGGCATCTACGCCTACG GTTTTGAGAAACCGTCGGCCATCCAGCAGCGAGCCATCAAGCAGATAATTAAAGGCAGAGACGTCATTGCTCA atcGCAGTCTGGTACAGGCAAAACTGCCACCTTCAGCATTTCTGTTCTCCAGTGTTTGGATATCCAG GTTCGCGAAACCCAGGCTTTGATCTTGGCTCCAACGAGAGAGTTAGCTGTACAGATCCAGAAG GGCTTGCTCGCTCTGGGGGACTACATGAACGTGCAGTGCCACGCCTGCATTGGGGGCACCAACGTGGGGGAGGACATCAGGAAGCTGGACTACGGGCAGCACGTTGTGGCCGGCACACCCGGGCGTGTCTTCG ACATGATTCGGCGCAGGAGTTTGAGGACACGTGCCATCAAGATGTTGGTGTTGGACGAGGCCGATGAGATGTTGAATAAAG GTTTCAAAGAGCAGATTTACGACGTGTACAGGTACCTGCCCCCAGCCACGCAGGTGGTACTCATCAGCGCCACGCTGCCTCACGAAATCCTGGAAATGACCAACAAGTTCATGACGGACCCCATCCGCATCCTGGTGAAGCG TGATGAATTGACTCTAGAAGGCATCAAGCAGTTTTTTGTGGCGGTGGAGAGGGAAGAGTGGAAATTTGACACTCTGTGTGACCTCTACGACACGCTGACCATCACTCAGGCGGTCATCTTCTGTAACACCAAAAGGAAG GTCGACTGGCTGACAGAGAAGATGAGAGAAGCCAACTTCACGGTCTCGTCCATGCACGGGGACATGCCGCAGAAGGAGCGCGAGTCCATCATGAAGGAGTTCCGGTCCGGCGCCAG CCGGGTGCTCATCTCCACAGACGTGTGGGCCAGGGGGCTGGACGTCCCGCAGGTGTCCCTCATCATTAACTACGACCTGCCCAATAACAGAGAATTGTACATACACAG AATTGGGCGGTCGGGCCGCTACGGCCGCAAGGGGGTGGCCATCAACTTCGTGAAGAATGATGACATCCGCATCCTGAGGGACATCGAGCAGTACTACTCCACCCAGATCGACGAGATGCCCATGAACG TGGCTGACCTGATCTGA